A genomic region of Bombus pyrosoma isolate SC7728 linkage group LG6, ASM1482585v1, whole genome shotgun sequence contains the following coding sequences:
- the LOC122568498 gene encoding ankyrin repeat, SAM and basic leucine zipper domain-containing protein 1-like isoform X1, with product MLSFSCNITEQTRTTWYCVQNSLVLKSINTFNQDRNMDNNKEQSIEREMINACTMGKFEIVNKYIESYDVNKFLCDGWTPLLYAAFNAQMKVIQYLIDNGADVNKHKDGYTPLMALCNCIKETTEQRIKCLTTLIEAGANPNASNKQRQTLLMYACMSQEPEFIIELVKHIKNINAYDNRKQTALMYATIANKPEVVKILIENAADVTLTDLSGLTVYDVASMKGYDKILSLLNLDEEVTINTYKIFKVYEWKHMFPSLVNIDNQTIDPDVYTILYGMNLEKYTHIFQGINLKTFLALTENDLIHLGLDINAHRMQFIECLHKFHRRKWSIQSIGAINKSLPYTLYDGIVSLGILSKQIAVIGSSFRYIKNSLLKVNSGDIYLTTERISNYEQELKKVQETLSIIKNELMQIKALSKRVEKENDIGIPATYIRPKKRNINWPMCLSIALIAGIYISKTIYIQKLIRY from the exons CTCGTTTTCATGTAATATAACAGag cAAACAAGAACAACTTGGTATTGTGTTCAAAACAGTTTagtattaaaaagtataaatacatttaatcaagatagaaatatggataataataaagaacaaaGTATTGAACGTGAGATGATAAATGCATGTACAATGGGCAAGtttgaaattgtaaacaaatatattgaat CATATGATGTAAACAAGTTTTTATGTGATGGATGGACTCCACTTCTATATGCTGCTTTTAATGCGCAAATGAAAGTCATTCAATATCTCATAGACAATGGAGCTGATGTTAATAAGCATAAAG ATGGCTATACGCCATTAATGGCATTATGCAATTGTATTAAAGAAACAACAGAACAacgtataaaatgtttaacaaCATTAATTGAAGCAGGTGCTAATCCAAATGCAAGCAATAAACAAAG ACAAACACTTCTCATGTATGCTTGTATGTCACAAGAACCCGAATTTATAATAGAACTAgtgaaacatataaaaaatattaatgcatATGACAATAGGAAACAAACT gCATTGATGTATGCAACAATAGCTAATAAACCAGAAGTagtcaaaatattaatagaaaatgcaGCAGATGTAACATTAACTGACTTAAGTGGTCTAACTGTATATGATGTAGCTTCTATGAAAGGATATGATAAG ATTTTATCGCTATTAAATCTCGATGAAGAAGTAACAATAaatacttataaaatatttaaagtgtATGAGTGGAAACATATGTTTCCATCACTAGTTAATATAGACAATCAAACTATAGATCCTGATGTGTATACAATCTTGTATGGgatgaatttagaaaaatatactcaTATTTTCCAAGGAATAAATCTCAAAACATTTTTAGCATTAACTGAAAATGACTTAATCCATTTAGGATTGGATATTAATGCACATAGAATGCAATTTATAGAATGtcttcataaatttcatagaagaaaatggagtATACAAAGTATTGGTGCTATCAATAAATCGTTACCCTATAC ATTATATGATGGTATAGTCTCATTAGGTATATTATCTAAACAAATTGCTGTTATTGGTTCTAGTTTTcggtatattaaaaatagcttATTAAAGGTAAATAGTggagatatatatttaactacTGAACGTATATCTAATTATGAACAAGAGCTTAAAAAGGTACAAGAAACActtagtattataaaaaacgagcttatgcaaataaaagcaCTTTCTAAAAGG gttgaaaaagaaaacgatattGGTATACCCGCAACATATATCAGACCAAAAAAACGTAACATAAATTGGCCTATGTGTTTAAGCATTGCATTAATTGCTGGAATCTATATATCTAAAACAATATacattcaaaaattaatacgttattga
- the LOC122568498 gene encoding ankyrin repeat, SAM and basic leucine zipper domain-containing protein 1-like isoform X2: MDNNKEQSIEREMINACTMGKFEIVNKYIESYDVNKFLCDGWTPLLYAAFNAQMKVIQYLIDNGADVNKHKDGYTPLMALCNCIKETTEQRIKCLTTLIEAGANPNASNKQRQTLLMYACMSQEPEFIIELVKHIKNINAYDNRKQTALMYATIANKPEVVKILIENAADVTLTDLSGLTVYDVASMKGYDKILSLLNLDEEVTINTYKIFKVYEWKHMFPSLVNIDNQTIDPDVYTILYGMNLEKYTHIFQGINLKTFLALTENDLIHLGLDINAHRMQFIECLHKFHRRKWSIQSIGAINKSLPYTLYDGIVSLGILSKQIAVIGSSFRYIKNSLLKVNSGDIYLTTERISNYEQELKKVQETLSIIKNELMQIKALSKRVEKENDIGIPATYIRPKKRNINWPMCLSIALIAGIYISKTIYIQKLIRY; this comes from the exons atggataataataaagaacaaaGTATTGAACGTGAGATGATAAATGCATGTACAATGGGCAAGtttgaaattgtaaacaaatatattgaat CATATGATGTAAACAAGTTTTTATGTGATGGATGGACTCCACTTCTATATGCTGCTTTTAATGCGCAAATGAAAGTCATTCAATATCTCATAGACAATGGAGCTGATGTTAATAAGCATAAAG ATGGCTATACGCCATTAATGGCATTATGCAATTGTATTAAAGAAACAACAGAACAacgtataaaatgtttaacaaCATTAATTGAAGCAGGTGCTAATCCAAATGCAAGCAATAAACAAAG ACAAACACTTCTCATGTATGCTTGTATGTCACAAGAACCCGAATTTATAATAGAACTAgtgaaacatataaaaaatattaatgcatATGACAATAGGAAACAAACT gCATTGATGTATGCAACAATAGCTAATAAACCAGAAGTagtcaaaatattaatagaaaatgcaGCAGATGTAACATTAACTGACTTAAGTGGTCTAACTGTATATGATGTAGCTTCTATGAAAGGATATGATAAG ATTTTATCGCTATTAAATCTCGATGAAGAAGTAACAATAaatacttataaaatatttaaagtgtATGAGTGGAAACATATGTTTCCATCACTAGTTAATATAGACAATCAAACTATAGATCCTGATGTGTATACAATCTTGTATGGgatgaatttagaaaaatatactcaTATTTTCCAAGGAATAAATCTCAAAACATTTTTAGCATTAACTGAAAATGACTTAATCCATTTAGGATTGGATATTAATGCACATAGAATGCAATTTATAGAATGtcttcataaatttcatagaagaaaatggagtATACAAAGTATTGGTGCTATCAATAAATCGTTACCCTATAC ATTATATGATGGTATAGTCTCATTAGGTATATTATCTAAACAAATTGCTGTTATTGGTTCTAGTTTTcggtatattaaaaatagcttATTAAAGGTAAATAGTggagatatatatttaactacTGAACGTATATCTAATTATGAACAAGAGCTTAAAAAGGTACAAGAAACActtagtattataaaaaacgagcttatgcaaataaaagcaCTTTCTAAAAGG gttgaaaaagaaaacgatattGGTATACCCGCAACATATATCAGACCAAAAAAACGTAACATAAATTGGCCTATGTGTTTAAGCATTGCATTAATTGCTGGAATCTATATATCTAAAACAATATacattcaaaaattaatacgttattga